The following are encoded together in the Humulus lupulus chromosome 5, drHumLupu1.1, whole genome shotgun sequence genome:
- the LOC133779562 gene encoding uncharacterized protein LOC133779562: MTSNIVGSINSAIKVARILPITAMMECLRSLVQKWVWKNGNEDNGTFTQVSSEAEAVLREIFLSAMTYEVSPINTILYQLKVQDKLNFLVNLLDETYECNRFQQDEIQCAHAIAVFAKRGLKIYDYFADYYKTTTMKATYE, from the exons ATGACTTCAAATATTGTCGGGTCAATCAATTCAGCAATCAAAGTTGCAAGAATACTACCCATTACTGCAATGATGGAGTGCCTTAGAAGTTTGGTACAAAAATGGGTatggaaaaatggaaatgaaGATAATGGAACATTCACACAAGTAtcatcagaggctgaagctgtgCTTAGAGAAATTTTTCTTAGTGCAATGACATATGAG gtATCACCAATCAACACCATATTGTATCAATTAAAGGTACAAGACAAATTGAACTTTCTTGTAAACCTACTAGATGAAACATACGAATGCAACAGGTTCCAACAAGATGAAATACAATGTGCACATGCAATAGCGGTATTTGCAAAAAGAGGACTAAAGATTTATGATTATTTTGCTGATTATTACAAAACAACAACAATGAAAGCAACATATGAATAA